The DNA region TCTCGTCGTCAGATTTCACGTAAAGTACAGCCACGAGAGTGTTCAGGTCTGTCGTCACACACGGTGTCAGACACCCTCATCTCATGGACAGGCCGAGCTCCGGTTCACTCGTCCGGAGACTGCCGGTCAGCTCGCCGCGGTCCCGTACTGTCGGGTGGAGTCGGGCAGGCGCCACGTCGGAGGAACGTCGTGCGAACAACTCCCAGGGCGCCCACGGTCGTCGTGGTCATGGGTGTCTCGGGATCGGGGAAGTCCACCGTGGGTGGACTGCTCGCACAGCGGCTCAAGGTGCCCTTCTTGGAGGCGGACGACCTCCACCCGGCCACGAACCGCGCCAAGATGGCCGCAGGCCGTCCGCTCGACGACGAGGATCGCCGGCCCTGGCTGCTGGCCCTCGCCGACTGGATCCGGGAGGCGACCGACTCCGGCCAGGGCGGCGTGATGGCGTGCTCGGCTCTCGAGCGCGCTTACCGGGACCTGTTCCGCAGGGCAGGCGCAGGCGTGTGGTTCCTGCACCTGGCGCTCGACCGGGCGACCGCCGACCAACGGGTCGCCGGACGCGTGGGCCATTTCATGCCGGCCCGGCTGGTGGACTCCCAGTACGCCGCCCTCGAACCGCTGCGACCGGATGAGCCCGGGATGACCGTCGACGCGGAAGCCGAGCCGCAGGCCATCGTCGACGAGGCGGCGAACGCCGTGCGGGCGATCCGTTGAATACGCACCTGCTCGGCTCCCGTCGGGTCGCCGCCCCCGAGGCCGCCCGATAGCTTCATATTTGGCATATGACATCCGGGCGCTATGGCCAGGGCAGCCGACGACTTCCAGAACGGGACCCTCGCATGGCCGACGATCACCACTATGACGTCATCGTCATCGGTACGGGAGCGGGCGGCGGCACGCTCGCCCACCAGCTGGCCCCCACCGGCAAGCGGATCCTGATCCTGGAGCGTGGCGACTACCTGCCGCGGGAGCGGGACAATTGGGACTCCACCGCCGTCTTCGTCAAGGGCAAGTACCGTGCCCCCGAGTTCTGGTACGACAAGCACGGCAACGAGTTCCCCCCAGAGGTGAACTACTACGTCGGGGGCAACACCAAGTTCTACGGCGCCGCACTCTTCCGGCTCCGACCCGAGGACTTCGGCGAGCTGCGCCACCACGACGGCATCTCACCTGTCTGGCCGATCCGTTACGAGGATCTGGAGCCGTACTACACGCAGGCCGAGCAGCTCTACCTGGTGCGCGGGCGGCATGGCGAGGACCCCACTGGGGGCCCGGCCAGCGGCCAGTACCCACACCCACCGGTGGAGCACGAGCCGCGTATCCAGCAGCTGAGCGACGACCTGGGGGGACTGCACCCCTTCCACCTGCCCATCGGCGTGAACCTCACCCAGGACGAGAACGGCCGGGCCACGCATTCCAGCGTCTGTATCCGCTGCGACCGGGTCGACGGCTTCCCCTGCCTGATGGGCGCCAAGTCCGACGCGCAGGTGATCTGCGTCGACCCGGCGCTGAAGCACGACAACGTCACGATGGTGACGGGCGCCAACGTGCGACGTCTGGAGACCAACCCGACCGGACGCACCGTCACAAACGTCGTGGCCGAGCACGGGAACGGGACGACCGAGGCATACAGCGCCGACATCGTGGTGGTCGCCTGCGGCGCGGTCAACTCGGCCGTCCTTCTGCTCCGTTCGGCCAACGACAAGCACCCCGGCGGCCTGGCCAACAGCTCGGACGTGGTGGGACGCCACTACATGCGTCACAACAACCTGGCGCTGATGGCGGTGTTGAAGGAACCGAACCCCACCGGGTTCCAGAAGACCCTGGCGCTGCACGACTGGTATCTGGGAGCGGACGACTGGGACTTCCCGCTCGGCGGCATCCAGATGCTTGGCAAGTCGGACGCCGACCAGATCCACGGCGAGGCGCCACGCTGGGCCGGCGCGGCCTCGCCCGACATGCCGTTCGAGATGCTGGCGCACCACGCCGTCGACTTCTGGCTGTGCGGGGAGGACCTCCCGCTGCCGGAGAGCCGGGTCACCCTCGACAAGGACGACAGTATCCACCTGGCTCTCGACGAGAAGAACAACATCGCCGGTGTGAAACGCCTCCAGCACAAGCTGAAGGGGATGCTGAGCCACCTGGGCATGCACGAGCACCACCTGCTGCCGCACAGCATCTACCTGCACAAGGGCATGCCCATCGGGGCCACCGCGCACCAGGCCGGCACTGTCC from Streptomyces sp. NBC_01591 includes:
- a CDS encoding GMC family oxidoreductase; translation: MADDHHYDVIVIGTGAGGGTLAHQLAPTGKRILILERGDYLPRERDNWDSTAVFVKGKYRAPEFWYDKHGNEFPPEVNYYVGGNTKFYGAALFRLRPEDFGELRHHDGISPVWPIRYEDLEPYYTQAEQLYLVRGRHGEDPTGGPASGQYPHPPVEHEPRIQQLSDDLGGLHPFHLPIGVNLTQDENGRATHSSVCIRCDRVDGFPCLMGAKSDAQVICVDPALKHDNVTMVTGANVRRLETNPTGRTVTNVVAEHGNGTTEAYSADIVVVACGAVNSAVLLLRSANDKHPGGLANSSDVVGRHYMRHNNLALMAVLKEPNPTGFQKTLALHDWYLGADDWDFPLGGIQMLGKSDADQIHGEAPRWAGAASPDMPFEMLAHHAVDFWLCGEDLPLPESRVTLDKDDSIHLALDEKNNIAGVKRLQHKLKGMLSHLGMHEHHLLPHSIYLHKGMPIGATAHQAGTVRFGDDPNSSALDVNCKAHDLDNLYVVDTSFFPSIGAVNPSLTAIANALRVGDHIAARLR
- a CDS encoding gluconokinase, producing MGVSGSGKSTVGGLLAQRLKVPFLEADDLHPATNRAKMAAGRPLDDEDRRPWLLALADWIREATDSGQGGVMACSALERAYRDLFRRAGAGVWFLHLALDRATADQRVAGRVGHFMPARLVDSQYAALEPLRPDEPGMTVDAEAEPQAIVDEAANAVRAIR